The following nucleotide sequence is from Oceaniferula flava.
TATTGAAGTGGTCTTCATGTATCCTTGGGCGGTGCAGTTCAAGGATCTGATCCAGGAAAGTGCCATGGCCTTCTGGAGTGTGCTCGGATTTGCCGGCATCCTCGCCGTTGCCTACGTCTACGCGCTGAAAAAAGGTGCCCTCACCTGGAACGCCTAAGCGCCATGATTCACCACGTTGTTTTTTTCAAACTCAAGCCTGAGGTCGATGAGCTCAAGCTGGAGGAAATGATGCGCTCGACCCGCAGCATGCTCCTCAAAATCCCGGAAGTGCTCAGTGTGCGCTCGGGAAAAAATATCGATACCAAGGGCGAGTGGCCATTTTTCCTCACTGTGGAAGTGGAATCTTTGGAAAAGCTGAGAATGTATGTCGATGATCCCGTGCACCTCAAATACGTCGAAACGGTGATCAAACCAAACACCACGGCCCGTTTCGCCATGGACTTCGAGACCGACCCCTCGAAGGACCTGAAGTATTCCTAGGACCTCGCCCTGACCGGCCCGAACGCCTGGTGATGAGTCGCTTAGCGTGCGACCTTTTGATTTTCCCCTTTGCAGCCATCGGCATGGGGCGTATAGTAGTTGAATGTCATTCTGCGGTTTCACACTGCCGTAGCCATGACCTAACACCAACTACGATCCAAACGATGAAACGTAAAACCACCACCATGATAGTAGCTCTGACCCTAGCGGTTGGCGCCCCCGCCTTTGCCCAAAGCAACACAACCAGCAGCCCGCCTGCAGACCGGGCGACCCAGGCGAACACACTCTACCAGCAAGGGGTGATCGCGATGCGCAGTGGCCACTACGATGCCGCGGCCTCCAGTTTCCGCCAGGTGCTCCAGCTCTATCCGAAGCACCTCAAGGCGAAGCAAAACCTGCTCTACATCCTGGAAAACAAAGACGCTCTGGTGCTTAAGAAGCGCAAGGCGGCACTGAAAACAGTCATAATCCCTTCGGTCGATTTCGATAAGGAAACCGTGCAGGAGTCCCTGACCATCCTCGCCTCCCTGATCAGTCGGGAATCGAATAAAAAGGTCGCGCCTAACTTCATCGTGCAGGACCCCAAAGGCCAGTTTGAAAACCGCAGCATCACTCTGCGACTGAACAACATTCCCGCGGAAACCTTGCT
It contains:
- a CDS encoding Dabb family protein codes for the protein MIHHVVFFKLKPEVDELKLEEMMRSTRSMLLKIPEVLSVRSGKNIDTKGEWPFFLTVEVESLEKLRMYVDDPVHLKYVETVIKPNTTARFAMDFETDPSKDLKYS
- a CDS encoding tetratricopeptide repeat protein, yielding MKRKTTTMIVALTLAVGAPAFAQSNTTSSPPADRATQANTLYQQGVIAMRSGHYDAAASSFRQVLQLYPKHLKAKQNLLYILENKDALVLKKRKAALKTVIIPSVDFDKETVQESLTILASLISRESNKKVAPNFIVQDPKGQFENRSITLRLNNIPAETLLNYIVTQAGARVRYDAHAIVVTPRG